A region of Procambarus clarkii isolate CNS0578487 chromosome 22, FALCON_Pclarkii_2.0, whole genome shotgun sequence DNA encodes the following proteins:
- the LOC138367459 gene encoding uncharacterized PE-PGRS family protein PE_PGRS46-like: MGQSLLGGQYPGGRHCWVASVMEGSHCLVASVMGADTAGWPVSWGQTLLGGQCPGGSHCLVASVMGADTAGWPVSWGQTLLGGQCPGGSHCWVASVLGAVTAGWPVSWGQTLLGGQCHGGRHCWVASILGQTLLGCQCHGGRHCWVASVMGAGTAGWPVSWGQSLLGGQCHGGRHCWVVSVMGADTAGWPVSWGQALLGGQYPGGSHCWVASVMEGSHCWVASVMGQSLLGGQCHGAVTAGWPVSWRAVTAGWPVSWRAVTAGWPVSWRAVTAGWPVSWGQALLGGQCHGGQPLLGGQCHGAGTAGWPVSWGQSLLGGQCHGGQPLLGGQCHGAGTAGWPVSWRAVTAGWPVSWRAVTAGWPVSWGQALLGGQCHGGQPLLGGQCHGAGTAGWPVSWGQSLLGGQCHGGQPLLGGQCHGAGTAGWPVSWRAVTAGWPVSWRAVTAGWPVSWGQALLGGQCHGGQPLLGGQCHGAGTAGWPVSWGQALLGGQCHGGQPLLGGQCHGAGTAGWPVSWGQSLLGGQCHGGQSLLGGQCHGGQPLLGGQYPGGSHCWVASVMGQALLGGQCHGAGTAGWPVSWGSHCWVASVMGQALLGGQCHGGQPLLGGQYPGGSHCWVASVMGQALLGGQCHGGQPLLGGQYPGGSHCWVASVMGQSLLGGQCHGAVTAGWPVSWLHH, from the coding sequence ATGGGGCAGTCACTGCTGGGTGGCCAGTATCCTGGGGGCAGACACTGCTGGGTGGCCAGTGTCATGGAGGGCAGCCACTGCTTGGTGGCCAGTGTCATGGGGGCAGACACTGCTGGGTGGCCAGTATCCTGGGGGCAGACACTGCTGGGTGGCCAGTGTCCTGGGGGCAGTCACTGCTTGGTGGCCAGTGTCATGGGGGCAGACACTGCTGGGTGGCCAGTATCCTGGGGGCAGACACTGCTGGGTGGCCAGTGTCCTGGGGGCAGTCACTGCTGGGTGGCCAGTGTCCTGGGGGCAGTCACTGCTGGGTGGCCAGTGTCATGGGGGCAGACACTGCTGGGTGGCCAGTGTCATGGGGGCAGACACTGCTGGGTGGCCAGtatcctggggcagacactgctgGGTTGCCAGTGTCATGGGGGCAGACACTGCTGGGTGGCCAGTGTCATGGGGGCAGGCACTGCTGGGTGGCCAGTATCCTGGGGGCAGTCACTGCTGGGTGGCCAGTGTCATGGGGGCAGACACTGCTGGGTGGTCAGTGTCATGGGGGCAGACACTGCTGGGTGGCCAGTGTCATGGGGGCAGGCACTGCTGGGTGGCCAGTATCCTGGGGGCAGTCACTGCTGGGTGGCCAGTGTCATGGAGGGCAGTCACTGCTGGGTGGCCAGTGTCATGGGGCAGTCACTGCTGGGTGGCCAGTGTCATGGGGCAGTCACTGCTGGGTGGCCAGTGTCATGGAGGGCAGTCACTGCTGGGTGGCCAGTATCATGGAGGGCAGTCACTGCTGGGTGGCCAGTGTCATGGAGGGCAGTCACTGCTGGGTGGCCAGTATCCTGGGGGCAGGCACTGCTGGGTGGCCAGTGTCATGGAGGGCAGCCACTGCTTGGTGGCCAGTGTCATGGGGCAGGCACTGCTGGGTGGCCAGTATCCTGGGGGCAGTCACTGCTGGGTGGCCAGTGTCATGGAGGGCAGCCACTGCTTGGTGGCCAGTGTCATGGGGCAGGCACTGCTGGGTGGCCAGTATCATGGAGGGCAGTCACTGCTGGGTGGCCAGTATCATGGAGGGCAGTCACTGCTGGGTGGCCAGTATCCTGGGGGCAGGCACTGCTGGGTGGCCAGTGTCATGGAGGGCAGCCACTGCTTGGTGGCCAGTGTCATGGGGCAGGCACTGCTGGGTGGCCAGTATCCTGGGGGCAGTCACTGCTGGGTGGCCAGTGTCATGGAGGGCAGCCACTGCTTGGTGGCCAGTGTCATGGGGCAGGCACTGCTGGGTGGCCAGTATCATGGAGGGCAGTCACTGCTGGGTGGCCAGTATCATGGAGGGCAGTCACTGCTGGGTGGCCAGTATCCTGGGGGCAGGCACTGCTGGGTGGCCAGTGTCATGGAGGGCAGCCACTGCTTGGTGGCCAGTGTCATGGGGCAGGCACTGCTGGGTGGCCAGTATCCTGGGGGCAGGCACTGCTGGGTGGCCAGTGTCATGGAGGGCAGCCACTGCTTGGTGGCCAGTGTCATGGGGCAGGCACTGCTGGGTGGCCAGTATCCTGGGGGCAGTCACTGCTGGGTGGCCAGTGTCATGGAGGGCAGTCACTGCTGGGTGGCCAGTGTCATGGAGGGCAGCCACTGCTGGGTGGCCAGTATCCTGGGGGCAGTCACTGCTGGGTGGCCAGTGTCATGGGGCAGGCACTGCTGGGTGGCCAGTGTCATGGGGCAGGCACTGCTGGGTGGCCAGTGTCATGGGGCAGTCACTGCTGGGTGGCCAGTGTCATGGGGCAGGCACTGCTGGGTGGCCAGTGTCATGGAGGGCAGCCACTGCTGGGTGGCCAGTATCCTGGGGGCAGTCACTGCTGGGTGGCCAGTGTCATGGGGCAGGCACTGCTGGGTGGCCAGTGTCATGGAGGGCAGCCACTGCTGGGTGGCCAGTATCCTGGGGGCAGTCACTGCTGGGTGGCCAGTGTCATGGGGCAGTCACTGCTGGGTGGCCAGTGTCATGGGGCAGTCACTGCTGGGTGGCCAGTGTCATGGCTCCACCATTAG